A genome region from Engraulis encrasicolus isolate BLACKSEA-1 chromosome 6, IST_EnEncr_1.0, whole genome shotgun sequence includes the following:
- the LOC134450557 gene encoding NXPE family member 3-like — MKSHRQWIKHFRLLRRSPVLAISSLLLLYFVVLWTYYSGEVRGGARPPSPRIQHLNRTQHPAWSPQAPPAVSEHEWQKVMKITKWAVPEHQVTLVNKSTSPGDSTFTIQNFKQNYSVGEELLVTIFAKDFTGQPKHYGGDFFQAKVHSYTLKASVFGEVVDHQNGTYSVRFILPWAGEAFVAVLLVHSSEIILALKQHWNTDTDQVYYTGFFVSKTSKNGTQVEQTEETICNIKWPGVFPGGTDYMARKNCCCEYGDAHTGLMWQCLRPRTLPCDALMYHGGNKDSDHFTPLEKNLTERNQFLWLNGDNRQINIMSTNATVGMLLLLHINTPDRGERRTCKAGLPTPVPAGFYFNDVWTSFVCATSHFQGNDSAACLKDKHIHIIGDSTIHQWFDYLVKTMPTLKSMNLHSVGQVGPHMAVDVENNIDIHWRTHGLPYRSPKAKMSSFQYIEKLIDEMDGGPQTVLVFTMWAHYTSFPLSYFVHRVSLVHRAVASLLRRAPLTKIIIKSANTAYMIKYRSDWLFFMLDRVVREAFRDMDVYFLDVWQMTSCHYLPYDLHPEEVIIKNEVDILLSFICPK; from the exons ATGAAAAGCCACAGGCAATGGATTAAACATTTCAGGC TGCTCAGGAGAAGTCCGGTGCTTGCAATTTCGTCACTGCTCCTGCTGTACTTTGTG GTGCTATGGACATACTATTCTGGAGAGGTGCGAGGAGGTGCACGCCCTCCCAGCCCTCGCATACAGCACCTGAACAGAACCCAGCACCCAGCTTGGTCACCTCAAGCTCCCCCTGCTGTCAGTGAGCATGAATGGCAGAAGGTCATGAAGATCACCAAGTGGGCTGTACCAGAGCATCAAGTCACCCTTGTGAACAAAAGCACAAGTCCTGGCGATTCCACTTTTACTATTCAGAACTTCAAGCAGAACTACTCTGTGGGTGAGGAGCTTCTTGTCACCATCTTTGCCAAGGACTTCACTGGTCAGCCAAAGCACTATGGAGGAGACTTTTTCCAGGCAAAGGTTCATTCATACACATTAAAG GCCAGTGTGTTCGGAGAGGTTGTAGACCATCAGAATGGGACATACTCAGTCCGGTTCATCCTGCCATGGGCGGGTGAAGCGTTCGTGGCAGTCCTCTTGGTCCACTCCAGTGAAATCATACTGGCTTTGAAACAGCACTGGAACACAGACACCGACCAGGTCTACTACACTGGCTTCTTTGTCAGCAAGACCTCTAAGAATGGTACCCAAGTGGAGCAGACGGAGGAGACGATTTGTAACATCAAGTGGCCTGGGGTGTTTCCGGGTGGCACAGATTACATGGCCCGGAAAAACTGCTGCTGCGAGTATGGAGATGCCCACACAGGGCTGATGTGGCAGTGCCTCCGTCCAAGAACTCTGCCCTGTGACGCTCTGATGTACCATGGTGGAAATAAGGACTCCGACCATTTTACACCCTTGGAGAAGAATCTCACGGAAAG AAATCAGTTCCTGTGGCTCAACGGAGATAATCGTCAGATCAATATAATGTCTACAAATGCAACTGTTGGTATGCTGCTACTACTCCACATAAATACACCGGACA gaggagagaggagaacatgCAAGGCTGGACTGCCCACTCCAGTACCTGCAGGGTTCTACTTCAACGATGTCTGGACATCATTCGTGTGTGCCACTAGTCATTTTCAAGGCAATGACTCAGCAGCATGTCTGAAGGACAAACACATACATATCATTGGAGACTCCACCATCCACCAGTGGTTTGACTACCTCGTCAAGACCATGCCTA cCCTAAAGTCTATGAACCTTCACTCTGTGGGACAGGTGGGCCCACATATGGCAGTGGATGTGGAGAACAACATTGACATTCACTGGCGAACACATGGTCTTCCCTATCGCAGCCCGAAAGCTAAAATGTCATCTTTTCAGTATATCGAAAAGCTCATTGACGAAATGGATGGTGGGCCGCAAACTGTCCTTGTGTTCACCATGTGGGCTCACTACACCAGCTTTCCGCTGTCCTACTTTGTCCACCGCGTGTCACTTGTGCATCGCGCAGTTGCATCACTGTTGAGACGAGCGCCACTGACCAAGATTATCATCAAGTCTGCCAACACGGCTTATATG ATCAAGTATCGCAGCGATTGGCTCTTCTTTATGCTTGATCGAGTCGTGCGTGAAGCATTCCGTGACATGGATGTGTACTTCCTGGATGTGTGGCAGATGACATCCTGTCACTACCTGCCTTACGACCTCCATCCTGAAGAGGTCATCATCAAGAACGAAGTTGACATCCTGCTCTCCTTTATATGTCCCAAGTaa